A genomic window from Maledivibacter sp. includes:
- a CDS encoding YwmB family TATA-box binding protein, whose translation MYKKLFIYIFILTLSISVVFGNSIEPLKPELAVKTAFDVSKAKLDHININSYVRIDNNFIAIDNGSKICNDISEKLGMKEISIKKKIEENSYGISVKGILCGGVYATIILRSSKLENPNESTIVIDIIETKGQYALEKLCDKIRDVLLSYGKVNLNVNIVGYYNGFVDNKELKIIIDRLFEAVGAEGVEGIDEDNLISITGYTPNIKEHISYCGKKANINIATRLNSYENKTYIWIGTPLIVEEY comes from the coding sequence ATGTATAAGAAATTATTTATTTATATTTTTATTTTGACACTAAGTATATCCGTTGTATTTGGTAATTCCATAGAGCCGTTAAAACCGGAATTAGCAGTAAAAACAGCTTTTGATGTATCAAAGGCCAAATTAGATCATATAAACATTAATAGCTATGTAAGAATTGACAATAATTTTATAGCTATTGACAATGGAAGCAAAATATGTAATGATATTTCAGAAAAGCTTGGAATGAAAGAAATTAGTATTAAAAAAAAAATAGAAGAAAATTCTTATGGCATTAGTGTTAAGGGGATTCTTTGTGGAGGAGTATACGCTACTATTATCCTACGGAGTTCAAAGTTGGAGAACCCTAATGAAAGTACTATAGTCATAGATATAATTGAGACCAAAGGACAGTATGCTTTAGAAAAACTATGTGATAAAATTAGAGATGTCCTATTAAGCTATGGAAAAGTGAATCTGAATGTTAATATTGTAGGATATTATAATGGATTTGTAGATAATAAGGAACTTAAGATAATAATCGACAGACTATTTGAAGCAGTTGGAGCAGAAGGGGTTGAAGGCATAGATGAAGATAATTTAATTAGCATAACAGGATATACCCCTAATATTAAAGAGCATATAAGCTATTGTGGAAAAAAGGCAAATATCAATATTGCTACACGATTGAACAGCTATGAAAACAAAACGTATATATGGATAGGGACTCCATTGATCGTTGAGGAATATTAA
- the murA gene encoding UDP-N-acetylglucosamine 1-carboxyvinyltransferase, translating into MPKIIVQKSGPLMGTVKVSGAKNSVLKIMAASILSKGKVLIEDSPNIKDVEYMGELLTSLGADVNKNSDGIIEIDCSLLNNCEAPYELVKKMRASFQIIGPLLARNGKARVSQPGGCAIGTRPIDLHLKGFKAMGAKIELGHGYIEATAEKLVGDKIYLDFPSVGATENIMMAATMAEGQTIIQNAAEEPEIVDLANFLNSMGANVKGAGTDTIKIQGVKELGGTRHTVIPDRIEAGTYMVAAAITGGDITIKNALPDHLKPMIAKLKECGVEVYENADQIRVCATNGINAIDVKTLPYPGFPTDMQSQFMALLSVAKGTSVIIETVFENRFMHVSELNRMGANIKIEGHSAVVQGAKSLEGAQVRATDLRAGAALILAGLVAEGKTEISDIHHIDRGYVDIESKLRSLGANIERVD; encoded by the coding sequence TTGCCAAAGATAATTGTACAAAAAAGTGGACCGTTAATGGGTACGGTAAAAGTAAGTGGTGCGAAAAACTCTGTTTTAAAAATCATGGCTGCTTCAATACTTTCAAAGGGTAAGGTTTTAATTGAAGATAGCCCTAATATAAAAGATGTTGAGTACATGGGAGAACTTTTAACTTCCCTCGGAGCAGATGTAAATAAAAACAGTGATGGTATTATAGAAATTGATTGTTCATTATTAAATAATTGTGAGGCTCCATATGAATTAGTAAAAAAGATGAGAGCATCATTTCAAATTATTGGCCCATTATTAGCTAGAAATGGAAAGGCAAGAGTTTCTCAACCCGGTGGATGTGCTATTGGAACAAGACCCATAGATTTACATCTAAAAGGATTTAAAGCCATGGGAGCCAAGATAGAATTGGGTCACGGTTACATTGAGGCTACAGCAGAAAAATTAGTAGGGGATAAAATATATCTGGATTTTCCAAGTGTCGGAGCTACAGAAAATATAATGATGGCTGCTACAATGGCTGAAGGTCAGACTATAATACAGAATGCAGCAGAAGAACCTGAAATAGTGGATTTAGCAAACTTTTTGAACAGTATGGGAGCTAATGTAAAGGGAGCAGGAACTGATACCATAAAGATACAGGGAGTAAAGGAATTAGGAGGGACAAGACACACTGTAATTCCTGATAGAATTGAAGCGGGTACATATATGGTGGCAGCTGCTATAACCGGTGGAGATATCACAATAAAAAATGCATTGCCAGATCATTTAAAGCCGATGATAGCTAAACTTAAGGAATGCGGGGTTGAAGTTTATGAAAATGCTGATCAAATAAGGGTGTGCGCTACAAATGGCATCAATGCCATCGATGTAAAAACCCTTCCTTACCCAGGATTTCCAACGGATATGCAGTCACAATTCATGGCGCTTTTGAGTGTGGCGAAGGGTACTAGTGTGATTATTGAAACCGTATTTGAAAATAGATTTATGCATGTTAGTGAACTAAATAGAATGGGTGCTAATATAAAGATAGAGGGACATAGTGCTGTAGTTCAAGGTGCTAAATCCCTTGAAGGAGCCCAAGTGAGGGCAACTGATCTTAGGGCTGGAGCGGCACTTATATTGGCAGGATTAGTTGCTGAAGGTAAAACGGAAATAAGTGATATACACCATATAGACAGAGGATATGTAGATATAGAGAGTAAATTAAGAAGCCTAGGGGCAAATATTGAAAGAGTAGATTAA
- the spoIID gene encoding stage II sporulation protein D: MKGILSIVIGIILVTILLPMVLIYSCDIALPNTEKEKQEHSTEELMIKVYLNESQRIVEIELEEYVKGVVAGEMPAAFEMDALKSQAVAARTKALHQKIKYGDRGNPAHPGAEVCNGVHCQVYRSKEQLSKTKEENWMTNYWPKIERAVEETKGLVITYEGKLIDPLYHSTSGGRTENSEDVFSSMAPYLRSVESPYEEASKHLEDEVVLSTNEFITKINNSYKKCNLNKNNIVDSMKILARSEGGRVTKMKVGDGILTGRNIRELLGLKSADFKITISGKKMVFKTKGYGHGVGMSQYGANGMAKKGYSFEDILKHYYKGVGIEKY, encoded by the coding sequence ATGAAGGGGATTCTATCTATAGTAATCGGGATAATACTAGTGACTATTTTATTGCCAATGGTTCTTATATATAGCTGTGATATAGCCCTACCTAATACGGAAAAGGAGAAACAAGAACATAGTACGGAAGAATTGATGATAAAGGTTTATCTAAACGAATCACAGAGAATTGTAGAAATAGAATTAGAAGAATATGTGAAGGGTGTGGTTGCAGGGGAAATGCCCGCCGCATTTGAAATGGATGCTTTAAAATCCCAGGCAGTGGCGGCAAGAACCAAGGCTCTACATCAAAAAATAAAATATGGAGATAGGGGAAATCCTGCACATCCCGGTGCAGAGGTATGTAATGGAGTACACTGTCAAGTATATAGAAGTAAGGAACAGCTAAGTAAAACAAAGGAAGAAAATTGGATGACAAATTATTGGCCTAAAATAGAAAGGGCTGTAGAGGAAACCAAGGGTTTGGTAATAACCTATGAGGGCAAGTTGATTGATCCCTTATATCATTCTACCAGTGGGGGAAGAACGGAAAATTCAGAGGATGTGTTTTCATCAATGGCACCTTATCTAAGGAGTGTAGAAAGTCCCTATGAAGAAGCATCCAAGCATTTAGAGGATGAAGTAGTATTATCTACAAATGAATTTATTACTAAAATAAACAATTCATATAAAAAATGTAATTTGAACAAGAACAATATTGTAGATTCTATGAAGATATTGGCAAGAAGTGAAGGTGGAAGAGTAACTAAAATGAAGGTGGGAGATGGGATATTAACGGGAAGAAATATTAGGGAGCTTTTAGGTCTTAAATCTGCTGATTTTAAAATAACAATATCAGGGAAAAAAATGGTATTCAAGACTAAGGGATATGGTCATGGAGTTGGTATGAGTCAATACGGCGCAAACGGCATGGCTAAAAAAGGATATAGTTTTGAGGATATATTGAAGCATTACTATAAAGGGGTAGGGATAGAAAAATATTAG